In a genomic window of Drosophila takahashii strain IR98-3 E-12201 chromosome 3L, DtakHiC1v2, whole genome shotgun sequence:
- the Cpr64Ab gene encoding cuticle protein 21 produces the protein MALIKITLICCALIAAIECALLPAAVPVGVPLNTEVDPHPQYAFAYNVQDALTGDSKSQQEVRDGDVVKGSYSVVDADGSLRTVFYTADPINGFNAVVQRGPVPVAARPLVAPVVAAPLLG, from the exons ATGGCATTGATCAAG ATCACCCTTATTTGCTGCGCTCTGATCGCCGCCATCGAATGCGCCTTGCTTCCAGCTGCCGTTCCCGTGGGAGTTCCGCTGAACACCGAGGTGGATCCGCATCCGCAGTACGCCTTTGCCTATAATGTCCAGGATGCCCTGACCGGCGATAGCAAGAGCCAGCAGGAAGTGCGGGATGGAGATGTGGTCAAGGGTTCCTATTCGGTGGTGGATGCCGACGGATCCCTACGCACCGTTTTCTATACCGCCGATCCCATCAATGGTTTTAATGCGGTGGTGCAGCGTGGACCTGTCCCAGTGGCTGCTCGTCCTCTGGTGGCTCCAGTAGTGGCTGCTCCTCTTTTGGGTTGA
- the Cpr64Ac gene encoding larval cuticle protein A2B has translation MFAQTLFALGLILSAVVAIPIDPYGLSAPGLTYAAPKLLAAPAISYAAPSISYAAPKLLAAPAISYAAPKLLAAPVAVAKVAVAEPYDPNPQYSFSYGVTDQHTGDSKQQEETLVNGVVHGSYSLAEPDGTIRKVTYTADKVNGFNAVVEKKGVAAVAIAKPAIAVAAVPAITKIGYASAPALSYGGYH, from the exons ATGTTTGCCCAG ACTCTTTTCGCTTTGGGACTGATCCTGTCCGCCGTGGTGGCCATTCCCATTGATCCCTATGGACTTTCGGCTCCTGGCTTAACCTATGCGGCTCCTAAACTTCTGGCTGCTCCTGCCATCTCGTATGCAGCTCCTTCTATCTCATATGCTGCTCCTAAACTCCTGGCTGCTCCTGCCATCTCATATGCTGCTCCCAAACTGCTGGCTGCTCCCGTCGCCGTGGCCAAGGTGGCTGTGGCCGAGCCCTACGATCCCAATCCTCAGTACAGTTTCTCGTATGGAGTAACCGATCAGCACACCGGGGATTCCAAGCAGCAGGAGGAAACCCTCGTCAATGGAGTCGTCCATGGCAGCTACTCTTTGGCCGAACCCGATGGCACCATTCGCAAGGTCACCTATACTGCTGATAAGGTCAATGGATTCAATGCCGTCGTGGAGAAGAAGGGAGTGGCTGCTGTGGCGATTGCCAAGCCAGCGATTGCCGTTGCCGCCGTTCCTGCGATCACCAAGATTGGATACGCCTCGGCGCCTGCCCTGAGTTACGGTGGTTACCACTAG
- the Cpr64Ad gene encoding cuticle protein 21: MNPLAVVAVLSSMALTAQAGLVGAPLAAAPLGAPLGAPLAYSAPLGAAPYFAAPAAYSAPLGYAAPLGYNAPLLAGAPAPLVAKTYAAAPYAAPFAAPVAARLAAPVAAPLAAPLAAPVAPIAAPLAAPVAPVAARLAAPVAAPLAAPVAPVAPVAAVAAPLATEIVDAHPQYSYAYDVQDTLTGDSKTQEETRDGDVVRGSYSLIEPDGSRRIVSYYADSINGFNAVVQKDVPVAAAVPVAPVLAKTVAAAPVVAAAPAPVAPVFAKTLAAPIVV; encoded by the exons ATGAATCCTTTGGCA GTTGTTGCAGTCCTCTCCTCGATGGCCCTGACGGCTCAGGCTGGTCTGGTTGGCGCTCCTCTGGCCGCCGCTCCTCTGGGTGCTCCATTGGGTGCTCCTCTGGCCTACTCCGCCCCCCTGGGAGCTGCTCCCTACTTCGCCGCCCCGGCTGCGTACTCCGCTCCCTTGGGATACGCCGCTCCTCTGGGCTACAACGCTCCCCTGTTGGCCGGAGCACCTGCTCCTCTGGTGGCCAAGACCTACGCCGCCGCTCCCTATGCTGCTCCATTCGCGGCTCCAGTTGCTGCTCGCCTAGCTGCTCCAGTTGCTGCTCCTCTGGCTGCTCCTCTTGCCGCTCCAGTTGCACCAATTGCTGCTCCTTTGGCTGCTCCAGTTGCCCCAGTTGCTGCCCGTCTGGCTGCCCCAGTTGCTGCTCCTCTGGCTGCTCCAGTTGCCCCCGTTGCTCCCGTTGCCGCCGTGGCTGCTCCCCTGGCCACCGAGATCGTGGATGCCCACCCACAGTACTCGTATGCCTACGATGTCCAGGATACGCTGACCGGTGACTCCAAGACCCAAGAGGAGACCCGTGATGGTGATGTTGTGCGTGGTTCCTACTCCCTGATCGAGCCCGATGGTTCCCGTCGCATTGTCAGCTACTACGCCGATTCCATCAACGGATTCAACGCAGTGGTGCAGAAGGATGTGCCCGTGGCTGCTGCCGTTCCAGTGGCTCCCGTTCTGGCCAAGACCGTGGCTGCTGCTCCCGTcgtggctgctgctcctgctccagtGGCTCCCGTGTTCGCCAAGACTTTGGCCGCTCCCATCGTTGTctaa
- the Cpr64Aa gene encoding larval cuticle protein A2B — MAQKLILVLSALVAVSSAVVVPGPGLAYPSYPALAKVAAPLVAKVAGPEPYDPNPQYTFSYDVHDGSTGDVKSQQESRSGDVVQGAYSLIEADGTRRIVEYTADPVHGFNAVVRREGAVVKAVAPVAKVLAPAPLLHAAPLVAKLPAYGPALAPAYASPLAHGYGPALAPALAPAYGHAYGPALPKLALPALPALSPLGYH; from the exons ATGGCACAGAAACTGATCCTTGTACTGAGCGCCCTGGTggcggtgtcctccgccgtgGTGGTTCCCGGTCCCGGACTGGCCTATCCATCGTATCCGGCGCTGGCCAAGGTGGCTGCTCCTCTGGTGGCCAAGGTGGCCGGACCGGAGCCCTACGATCCCAATCCCCAGTACACCTTCAGCTACGACGTTCAT GATGGATCCACTGGCGATGTGAAGAGCCAGCAGGAGAGCCGCAGCGGAGATGTGGTGCAGGGTGCCTATTCCCTGATTGAGGCCGACGGAACCCGCCGTATTGTGGAGTACACCGCGGATCCGGTGCACGGATTCAACGCAGTGGTGCGTCGCGAGGGAGCTGTGGTGAAGGCTGTGGCTCCGGTGGCCAAGGTTCTGGCGCCGGCTCCTCTGCTCCATGCTGCTCCCCTGGTGGCCAAGTTGCCCGCCTATGGACCCGCCCTGGCGCCCGCCTATGCTTCTCCCCTGGCCCATGGATACGGACCTGCCTTGGCCCCCGCCTTGGCCCCCGCCTATGGACATGCCTACGGACCTGCTCTGCCCAAGCTGGCCCTGCCCGCTCTGCCCGCCCTCTCGCCCCTGGGCTACCACTAA